Proteins encoded within one genomic window of Natator depressus isolate rNatDep1 chromosome 1, rNatDep2.hap1, whole genome shotgun sequence:
- the PCDH9 gene encoding protocadherin-9 isoform X5, whose amino-acid sequence MDLRDFYLLAALIACLRLDSAIAQELIYTIREELPENVPIGNIPKDLNISHINAATGTSASLVYRLVSKAGDAPLVKVSSTTGEIFTTSNRIDREKLCAGASYAEENECFFELEVVILPNDFFRLIKIKIIVKDTNDNAPMFPSPVINISIPENTLINSRFPIPSATDPDTGFNGVQHYELLNGQSVFGLDIVETPEGEKWPQLIVQQNLDREQKDTYVMKIKVEDGGTPQKSSTAILQVTVSDVNDNRPVFKESQVEVHIPENAPVGTSVIQLHATDADVGSNAEIRYIFGAQVAPATKRLFALNNTTGLITVQRSLDREETAIHKVTVLASDGSSTPARATVTINVTDVNDNPPNIDLRYIISPINGTVYLSEKDPVNTKIALITVSDKDTDVNGKVICFIEREVPFHLKAVYDNQYLLETSSLLDYEGTKEFSFKIVASDSGKPSLNQTALVRVKLEDENDNPPIFSQPVIELSVSENNRRGLYLTTISATDEDSGKNADIVYQLGPNASFFDLDRKTGVLTASRVFDREEQERFIFTVTARDNGTPPLQSQAAVIVTVLDENDNSPKFTHNHFQFFVSENLPKYSTVGVITVTDADAGENKAVTLSILNDNENFVLDPYSGVIKSNVSFDREQQSSYTFDVKAIDGGQPPRSSTAKVTINVMDVNDNSPVVIYPPSNTSFKLVPLSAIPGSVVAEVFAVDIDTGMNAELKYTIVSGNNKGLFRIDPVTGNITLEEKPAPTDVGLHRLVVNISDLGYPKSLHTLVLVFLYVNDTAGNASYIYDLIRRTMETPLDRNIGDSSQPYQNEDYLTIMIAIVAGAMVVIVVIFVTVLVRCRHASRFKAAQRSKQGAEWMSPNQENKQNKKKKRKKRKSPKSSLLNFVTIEESKPDDAVHEPINGTISLPAELEEQSIGRFDWGTAPPTTFKPNSPDLAKHYKSASPQSAFHLKPDTPVSVKKHHVIQELPLDNTFVGGCDTLSKRSSTSSDHFSASECSSQGGFKTKGPLHTRQPQDEFYDQASPDKRTEADGNSDPNSDAAQQVIMRESYI is encoded by the coding sequence ATGGACCTGAGGGATTTTTACCTGTTGGCCGCTCTGATTGCCTGTTTAAGGCTGGATTCAGCTATAGCTCAAGAACTTATTTACACTATTAGAGAGGAGCTGCCTGAAAATGTACCCATAGGAAACATACCAAAGGATCTGAACATTTCTCACATCAATGCTGCCACAGGGACCAGCGCCAGCCTTGTCTACAGACTGGTTTCTAAAGCAGGGGATGCCCCTTTGGTCAAAGTGTCCAGCACCACCGGGGAAATCTTCACCACCTCTAATAGAATAGACAGAGAAAAACTCTGTGCTGGAGCCTCCTATGCTGAAGAAAATGAGTGTTTTTTTGAACTTGAAGTGGTGATTCTCCCCAATGACTTTTTTAGGctgatcaaaataaaaataattgtaaaagaTACCAATGACAATGCACCTATGtttccatcccctgtcatcaaTATTTCCATACCTGAAAACACATTGATCAACAGCCGCTTTCCAATTCCATCAGCAACTGATCCTGACACTGGTTTCAACGGTGTACAGCACTATGAATTGTTAAATGGGCAGAGTGTCTTCGGACTGGATATTGTTGAAACTCCAGAAGGAGAGAAATGGCCTCAACTGATTGTACAGCAAAACTTGGATAGAGAGCAGAAGGACACCTATGTGATGAAAATCAAAGTAGAGGATGGAGGAACCCCTCAGAAATCCAGCACAGCCATACTGCAAGTCACAGTAAGTGATGTCAATGATAACAGGCCAGTTTTTAAAGAGAGTCAGGTGGAGGTTCACATACCAGAGAATGCCCCAGTAGGCACCTCTGTAATTCAGCTTCATGCTACAGATGCAGATGTAGGAAGCAATGCAGAAATCAGATATATTTTTGGTGCCCAAGTTGCCCCTGCAACCAAAAGGCTCTTTGCTTTAAATAACACAACAGGGCTGATTACAGTTCAGAGGTCCTTAGATCGAGAAGAGACTGCTATTCACAAAGTGACAGTGCTGGCCAGTGACGGTAGCTCTACTCCTGCTCGGGCAACTGTTACCATCAATGTCACTGATGTAAATGATAACCCTCCTAACATAGACCTCAGGTACATTATAAGTCCCATCAATGGCACAGTATACTTATCTGAGAAAGATCCTGTCAATACAAAGATTGCCCTAATTACAGTTTCAGATAAGGACACTGATGTGAATGGCAAAGTGATCTGTTTCATTGAGAGAGAGGTCCCATTTCACTTGAAGGCAGTTTATGACAACCAGTATTTGTTAGAGACCTCTTCCTTGTTGGACTATGAGGGCACCAAAGAATTCAGCTTTAAAATTGTTGCCTCTGATTCTGGCAAGCCCAGTTTGAACCAGACTGCCCTGGTAAGAGTTAAACTGGAGGATGAAAATGACAACCCTCCAATTTTCAGCCAGCCTGTAATTGAgctgtcagtttctgaaaacaaCCGTCGTGGTCTATACTTAACAACTATTAGTGCCACAGACGAAGACAGTGGGAAAAATGCAGACATTGTTTATCAGCTTGGTCCTAATGCCTCCTTTTTCGATCTGGATCGAAAGACGGGAGTTTTGACAGCCTCCAGAGTTTTTGATAGAGAAGAGCAAGAACGTTTCATTTTCACTGTAACAGCAAGGGACAACGGCACCCCTCCTCTGCAGAGTCAAGCGGCTGTAATTGTTACTGTGCTGGATGAAAATGACAACAGTCCTAAATTTACTCATAATCACTTCCAGTTTTTTGTATCTGAGAACTTACCAAAGTATAGCACCGTGGGAGTGATCACAGTGACCGATGCAGATGCCGGGGAAAATAAAGCAGTGACCCTTTCCATCCTGAATGATAATGAGAACTTTGTGCTGGATCCTTACTCTGGAGTTATAAAGTCCAATGTTTCTTTTGATCGAGAACAGCAGAGTTCGTACACCTTTGATGTCAAGGCCATTGATGGAGGACAACCTCCTCGCTCTTCTACAGCAAAAGTAACAATAAATGTCATGGATGTTAATGATAACAGCCCAGTTGTCATATACCCACCTTCTAATACTTCTTTTAAGTTGGTGCCACTCTCAGCAATCCCAGGCTCTGTCGTAGCAGAAGTATTTGCTGTGGATATAGACACTGGAATGAATGCTGAACTTAAATATACAATTGTAAGTGGAAATAACAAAGGTTTATTTCGTATTGATCCAGTGACAGGTAATATTACTCTGGAAGAAAAACCAGCTCCTACTGATGTGGGGCTGCATCGTTTAGTGGTCAACATAAGTGACTTGGGTTATCCTAAATCCTTGCATACTCTTGTGCTTGTATTTTTGTATGTAAATGACACTGCTGGAAATGCCTCTTATATTTATGACTTGATACGTAGGACTATGGAAACACCCTTGGACAGGAATATAGGGGACAGTAGCCAACCCTATCAAAATGAGGACTATCTTACTATCATGATTGCTATAGTAGCAGGTGCTATGGTTGTGATAGTGGTGATATTTGTCACGGTTCTGGTTCGCTGTCGACATGCCTCTAGGTTCAAAGCGGCACAAAGGAGCAAGCAAGGTGCTGAATGGATGTCTCCCAATCAGGAGAACAAacagaacaagaaaaagaaaaggaagaaaaggaagtCTCCTAAAAGTTCTCTTTTGAACTTTGTTACCATTGAGGAGTCGAAACCTGATGATGCTGTTCATGAACCTATCAACGGGACAATAAGCCTTccagctgagctggaggagcaaAGTATAGGAAGATTTGACTGGGGCACAGCACCACCAACAACCTTTAAGCCTAACAGTCCTGATCTTGCTAAGCATTACAAATCTGCCTCTCCACAGTCTGCTTTTCATCTTAAACCTGACACTCCAGTATCAGTGAAAAAGCATCATGTGATTCAGGAACTTCCATTGGACAACACCTTTGTTGGTGGTTGTGACACCCTTTCCAAACGCTCTTCCACTAGTTCAGATCACTTCAGTGCCTCAGAGTGCAGTTCCCAAGGAGGCTTCAAGACAAAGGGCCCCTTACACACCAGACAG